The following are from one region of the Stenotrophomonas lactitubi genome:
- a CDS encoding nucleoside hydrolase: protein MLKVIFDTDPGVDDALALLYLHKHPQIDLIGVTTTFGNASVESTTHNALYLKQAWGLSAPIARGAGGPLQPEATPEAWPVHIHGYNGLGNHPVPEALDVATDGRPAHQLIIDLVRAHPGEVTLVAVGRMTNLALALQQAPDIAGLVRGVVLMGGAFHVNGNITPAAEANIWGDAEAADIVFTANWPVTAIGLDVTTRVEMDRDGLDKLAAIGGADAELVRALSQDYVDFYLQAGHKGMVVHDCCACIALTRPELFQFERASVRVATDGVARGMTIPKPEGMGFGPSVWDGHVLQSIAIGVDAGAVLADIEQTLKV, encoded by the coding sequence TGAAAGTCATTTTCGATACCGACCCGGGCGTCGACGACGCGCTGGCGCTGCTGTACCTGCACAAGCACCCGCAGATCGACCTGATCGGCGTCACCACCACCTTCGGCAATGCCTCGGTGGAGTCGACCACGCACAACGCGCTGTACCTGAAGCAGGCCTGGGGCCTGTCCGCGCCGATCGCGCGCGGCGCTGGAGGCCCGCTGCAGCCCGAAGCCACTCCGGAAGCCTGGCCGGTGCATATCCATGGCTACAACGGTCTGGGCAACCACCCGGTGCCGGAGGCCCTGGATGTGGCCACCGACGGCCGCCCGGCCCACCAGCTGATCATCGACCTGGTCCGCGCCCACCCGGGCGAAGTGACCCTGGTGGCAGTCGGCCGCATGACCAACCTGGCGCTGGCCCTGCAGCAGGCACCGGACATCGCCGGTCTGGTGCGCGGCGTTGTGCTGATGGGCGGTGCGTTCCACGTCAACGGCAACATCACCCCGGCGGCCGAAGCCAACATCTGGGGCGACGCCGAAGCGGCTGACATTGTGTTCACCGCCAATTGGCCGGTGACCGCCATCGGCCTGGACGTGACCACCCGCGTGGAAATGGACCGTGACGGCCTGGACAAACTGGCCGCCATCGGTGGCGCCGATGCCGAACTGGTGCGCGCCCTGTCGCAGGACTACGTGGACTTCTACCTGCAGGCAGGCCACAAGGGCATGGTCGTGCACGACTGCTGCGCCTGCATCGCCCTGACCCGCCCGGAACTGTTCCAGTTCGAGCGCGCCAGCGTGCGCGTGGCCACCGACGGCGTCGCCCGCGGCATGACCATTCCCAAGCCGGAAGGCATGGGCTTCGGCCCCAGCGTGTGGGATGGCCACGTGCTGCAGTCGATTGCCATCGGCGTCGATGCGGGTGCGGTACTGGCCGACATCGAGCAGACCCTGAAGGTCTAA